From Tissierellales bacterium, one genomic window encodes:
- a CDS encoding ATP-binding cassette domain-containing protein: MAKKYLEMSIEKLLEDYPFVESYLEENNLEIEDKNMSLADYFANMTEEDMEEWALDPEGLIIGFESYMEQMIEFLGIKEDDVVKSLTLISGQDKSGEAENFDQFSINAGEIISIVGPTGSGKSRLLADIEWTAQADTPTKRSVLINGQKPDMKWRYSSSNKLVAQLSQNMNFVMDLSVQEFVELHAKSRLVEDVQGMVLKIIQEANKLAGEKFDLSTPVTALSGGQSRALMIADMAILSKSPIVLIDEIENAGIDRKKALSLLVSEDKIVLMATHDPLLALMADRRLVINNGGIKAVIETSESEKQKLKELEERDKEFAEMRRLLRYGERLD, encoded by the coding sequence ATGGCAAAAAAATATTTAGAGATGTCTATTGAAAAGCTATTAGAAGATTATCCCTTTGTGGAAAGTTATTTAGAAGAAAATAACCTAGAAATAGAAGACAAGAACATGAGTCTTGCAGATTATTTTGCAAATATGACAGAAGAGGATATGGAAGAATGGGCACTAGATCCAGAAGGGCTCATAATAGGATTCGAATCGTATATGGAGCAGATGATAGAATTCCTCGGAATAAAAGAAGATGATGTGGTTAAATCACTTACACTTATTTCTGGACAAGATAAGTCTGGAGAGGCAGAGAATTTTGATCAATTCAGTATAAATGCAGGCGAAATAATATCTATAGTTGGACCTACTGGTTCTGGAAAGAGTAGATTGCTTGCTGACATAGAGTGGACAGCTCAGGCAGATACACCTACAAAGCGAAGTGTGCTCATAAATGGTCAAAAGCCTGATATGAAGTGGAGATACTCATCAAGTAATAAATTGGTCGCACAATTATCTCAAAATATGAATTTTGTAATGGATCTCAGTGTACAGGAATTTGTAGAGCTACATGCGAAGAGTAGACTAGTAGAAGATGTCCAAGGAATGGTACTAAAAATCATACAAGAGGCGAATAAATTAGCTGGCGAGAAATTTGATTTGTCTACTCCAGTCACAGCTTTATCTGGAGGACAGTCAAGAGCGCTTATGATTGCAGATATGGCTATACTTAGTAAATCGCCTATAGTATTAATAGATGAGATTGAGAATGCTGGAATAGACAGAAAAAAAGCATTGTCACTTTTGGTTTCAGAGGACAAAATAGTGCTGATGGCAACTCATGATCCACTTTTAGCACTTATGGCAGATAGAAGACTTGTCATAAATAATGGCGGAATTAAGGCTGTTATAGAGACATCGGAATCGGAAAAGCAAAAATTGAAAGAACTAGAAGAGAGAGACAAAGAATTTGCAGAAATGAGAAGATTGCTAAGATATGGTGAACGCTTGGACTAA
- a CDS encoding DMP19 family protein translates to MYINEVVGDERVEDLDSQIEIVLEVWDELANLVENQGYEELNDIQRYVYAVNELFMEVNNGGFNQYFFNSAGDHALEALEALDEMSFYKIAELLEKALSLFENGYIHDQFARQDYLVGENEDEIDSKCSALDSEFYAINEDVDQQLYDYIYSNKEMLDA, encoded by the coding sequence ATGTATATAAATGAAGTAGTTGGCGATGAAAGAGTTGAAGATTTAGATTCGCAAATAGAGATAGTTCTAGAGGTGTGGGATGAGTTAGCTAATTTAGTAGAAAATCAAGGGTATGAAGAGCTAAACGATATCCAGCGTTATGTTTATGCGGTAAATGAGCTTTTTATGGAAGTAAACAATGGTGGATTTAATCAATATTTCTTCAATAGTGCAGGAGATCATGCACTCGAGGCATTAGAAGCACTAGATGAGATGAGTTTTTACAAAATCGCGGAATTACTTGAAAAAGCTCTTTCATTGTTTGAAAATGGTTATATCCACGACCAATTTGCAAGACAAGATTATTTAGTTGGAGAAAATGAAGACGAAATAGATTCAAAATGTAGTGCGCTTGATAGCGAATTTTATGCTATAAATGAAGATGTGGATCAGCAACTATATGACTATATTTATTCTAATAAAGAAATGCTAGATGCCTAA
- a CDS encoding ABC transporter substrate-binding protein — protein sequence MKRINGSDTLYKITKDYPETIDVFVAEGFTQMESESQRETFGKKLTLEMALKLRKIGLESFIEKLEDIVEQSRDGVDETLKEVEFDESADIKIQGILPCPVRIPLLESWTEWMNANGHDLGFSVTYDLKAASMGVGWLEDSLRSADDEEILSDLFLSAGFDLFFDEELMGKFKAKGTFSDMSGITNYNRDFHSANIELKDPKKEYAIIGVVPAVFLVNEAELGDIKRPESWEDLLRDDFEGRVSLPIGDFDLFNAILLNIYKNYGEEGVRKLGKSLLKSMHPSQMVKSHRESVKPLVTIMPYFFTKMVHEGGPMSAVWPSDGAIISPIFLLSKASKSDKLKPIVDFFASKDVGEILSHNGRFPSVHPEVDNLTAKDKPYMWLGWDYIEQNNIGALIKKCETYFNEGSSK from the coding sequence ATGAAGCGAATTAATGGAAGCGATACTTTATATAAAATAACAAAAGATTATCCAGAAACTATAGATGTATTTGTAGCAGAGGGTTTTACTCAGATGGAAAGTGAATCACAGAGAGAGACATTTGGAAAGAAATTGACACTTGAGATGGCTTTAAAACTTAGAAAAATTGGACTTGAAAGTTTTATAGAAAAACTAGAAGATATAGTAGAGCAGAGTAGAGATGGAGTCGATGAAACTCTTAAAGAAGTAGAGTTTGATGAAAGCGCAGATATAAAGATTCAAGGAATATTACCGTGCCCAGTTAGAATACCACTTTTGGAATCGTGGACAGAGTGGATGAATGCAAATGGTCATGATTTAGGCTTTAGTGTGACTTATGATTTAAAAGCTGCATCTATGGGTGTTGGATGGCTAGAAGATAGCCTTAGAAGTGCAGATGATGAAGAAATACTATCTGATCTATTCTTGTCAGCTGGATTTGATTTATTCTTTGATGAAGAACTCATGGGAAAATTTAAAGCTAAAGGAACATTTAGCGATATGAGTGGAATTACAAATTACAATAGAGATTTTCATTCTGCAAATATAGAACTAAAAGATCCCAAAAAAGAATACGCCATTATAGGTGTAGTGCCAGCAGTATTTCTAGTAAATGAGGCAGAACTTGGAGATATAAAAAGACCTGAGAGCTGGGAAGATTTGTTAAGAGATGACTTTGAAGGAAGAGTGAGTTTACCTATAGGGGATTTTGATTTGTTCAATGCCATACTACTCAATATATACAAAAATTATGGTGAAGAAGGGGTGCGAAAACTTGGCAAAAGCTTGCTAAAAAGTATGCATCCATCACAAATGGTGAAATCTCACCGAGAATCAGTGAAACCACTTGTAACTATAATGCCTTATTTCTTTACCAAAATGGTTCACGAAGGTGGCCCAATGTCAGCGGTTTGGCCTTCAGATGGAGCTATCATAAGTCCTATATTCTTACTTAGCAAAGCATCTAAATCAGATAAGCTAAAACCAATTGTTGACTTCTTTGCATCAAAAGATGTAGGAGAGATACTTTCTCACAATGGAAGATTTCCAAGCGTGCACCCAGAAGTTGACAATTTGACTGCTAAAGACAAACCTTACATGTGGCTTGGATGGGATTATATAGAGCAAAATAATATAGGAGCTCTCATAAAAAAATGTGAGACTTATTTCAATGAAGGATCAAGTAAATAG